The Acipenser ruthenus chromosome 30, fAciRut3.2 maternal haplotype, whole genome shotgun sequence genome includes the window ATCGAGGAGACCGAAGAGGACAACGAGGAGGAGGACCCCATGATCTACGAGGAGCCCGAGCTGGAGAGCCGCAGCGAGGGGAACGGCGCCGCGGCGCTGACCAGGACCACGCCGGAGAAGGCAGGGCGGCACGACGGGCGGCGGCGCATCAAAGAGGACGGGCTGATGAAGATCTACGTGATGCAGCTGCTGGCACGCACCTCCCTGGAGGCGGGCTTCCTCGGGGGGCAGTACGCCCTGTACGGCTTCAAGGTGTCCCCCGCCTACGTGTGCGAGCGCAGCCCCTGCCCCTACAAGGTGGACTGCTTCATCTCGCGCCCCACCGAGAAGACCATCTTCCTGCTCATCATGTACGCCGTCACCCTGCTCTGCCTGGTCCTCAACCTGTGGGAGATGCTGCACCTGGGCTTGGGCACCATTCACGATGTCCTGCGCAGCAAACGCCAGCCCCCCGAGGAGGGGTACCACCTCCCCCAGCCCCCCGGGGCCCCCGCCAGCGCCCCCTACTCCTACCCCTTGACCTGGAACACCCCCTCCGGGCCTCCCGGCTGCAACATCGTGGTGAAGCCGGAGCAGATCCCCTACACCGACCTCAGCAACACCAAGATGGCCTGCAAGCAGAACAATGCCTACATCATGCAGGAGGAGCAGCGAGAGAAACCCACCGCTCAGCACAGGCTGGAGGCTGCCATCCAGACCTACACCCAGAACCACCACAGCCCACACCACCAGCACCAGGACATCTCCAGCGCAGCCAAGGACAAGAAGAAGCAGCACAAGCCCAGCTCCAGCAGGAGGGGAGCCAGCAGCAGCAAGTCCCTGGAGGGGAAGTCCTCTGTTTGGATTTAGAGACCGCGAACGAGCAgactctttcatttcttttttttttttgttttacagaaggATCTCTCCATTTTTGGGACAGGGATTGGGTAAAGAAaattggggagggggaggggagagggggaggagaataAAAAGGAACTCTGGTTAGCGTTGCAATGATGAGAAACTAGCTCCAGTAGTTATTGGATTCTAACATGTGTAAATGCCTTTTTTGAATCTCTTTGGAGTCCTGCCCAGGGATGGCAGTGGTCTCTACCTCTCGACGGGGGCCGTGTTTCAGGGAGCAGGACAGCAGAGCTACAGGTTTGGAGACCTAGACCCTGTTTGCATTGCAAAGACTCAACACAGAGTCACTGCTCCTGGATCTTTATAAAGACTCAACACAGAGTCACTGCTCCTGGATCTTTATAAAGACTCAACACAGAGTCACTGCACGTGGATCTTTATAAAGACTCaacacagagtcactgcacctggatctttataaagactcaacacagagtcactgcacctgGATCTTTATATGGACTCaacacagagtcactgcacctggatctttataaagactcaacacagagtcactgctcctggatctttataaagactcaacacagagtcactgcacgtggatctttataaagactcaacagagtcactgcacctggatctttataaagactcaacacagagtcactgcacctgGATCTTTATATGGACTCaacacagagtcactgcacctggatctttataaagactcaacacagagtcactgcacgtggatctttataaagactcaacagagtcactgcacctggatctttataaagactcaacacagagtcactgcacctggatctttataaagactcaacacagagtcactgcacctgGATCTTTATATGGACTCaacacagagtcactgcacctggatctttataaagactcaacacagagtcactgcacctgGACCGTTATAGTTAGTTTGTTGGTTTATTTGTTAAATCAGCCCTATGACTTATGAgttagcaagttttttttttctttgaggatATTGAAGGAAAAGAAAACTTtgctgatattattattgttctatatttgtacatactgtatatgtacacgCAGTACCTTACTTTGATCATTtccattagttaaaaaaaaaaaaaaacattcttactAACAAGGTTTTTCGGTGCAGGGGTTTGGGGAAATAAAAGGCTGTGAGTGCTGTTTCCCACAAAGTGCCTTACCTGCAGATACAATCAAAGAGAATAGATAGAAAATGCTACTCATCAATGTCAACGCTGTCATTGACCTTctacagggatggcaataaaactcccattgcacagcggtttgatccgttcctgcttttactgtgagt containing:
- the LOC131702706 gene encoding gap junction gamma-1 protein-like; protein product: MSWGFLTQLLEEIHNHSTFVGKLWLTVLIVFRIVLTVVGGESIYYDEQSNFVCNTAQPGCENVCYDAFASLSHVRFWVFQIILVATPSVMYLVYAVHKIARSEEGRGCRQGGFGCDRKQRHKLFGAGRKQHRGIEETEEDNEEEDPMIYEEPELESRSEGNGAAALTRTTPEKAGRHDGRRRIKEDGLMKIYVMQLLARTSLEAGFLGGQYALYGFKVSPAYVCERSPCPYKVDCFISRPTEKTIFLLIMYAVTLLCLVLNLWEMLHLGLGTIHDVLRSKRQPPEEGYHLPQPPGAPASAPYSYPLTWNTPSGPPGCNIVVKPEQIPYTDLSNTKMACKQNNAYIMQEEQREKPTAQHRLEAAIQTYTQNHHSPHHQHQDISSAAKDKKKQHKPSSSRRGASSSKSLEGKSSVWI